Proteins found in one Salvelinus alpinus chromosome 11, SLU_Salpinus.1, whole genome shotgun sequence genomic segment:
- the LOC139534017 gene encoding E3 ubiquitin-protein ligase TRIM39-like, producing MATSGCLLSEEQFLCSICLDVFTEPVSSPCGHNFCKACITKYWDSNVLCQCPMCKNTFDKRPDLFVNTLISEMAAQFRQTVEVKATSSPDQCSAMIVELSCDICTGMKLKALKSCLVCQASYCETHLEPHQRVAALKRHKLINPVENLEDRMCKKHDRPLELFCRTDQTCLCVLCLKADHMTHDTVPLEEEYGKRKAQLGKTEAEVQQMIQERLQKVQEIKHSVDHSKREAEREISDSVQVFTALVRSIERSQAELIEVIEKKLKAAERQAEGLIKELEQEITELQRRSTELEQLSHTEDHLHLLQSFPSLCTPPDTRDWSEISVHSDLCVGTVRRAVSQLEETLNKVMEKLPEVKLKRIQQYAVDVTLDPDTAHPSLIMSEDGKQVKHGGTRLNKPYNPKRFDRALNVLGKEGFSSGRFYYEVNVQVKTLWTLGVARESINRKGKITKSPFNGFWAVVLRDECKYSACTFPRVRLYLRKKPQKVGVFVDYEEGQVSFYDVEARSHIYSYTGCTFTEKLYPFLGPGNDKGEYSVPLIISPVNHTD from the coding sequence ATGGCCACCTCCGGCTGTCTCCTGTCTGAAGAGCAGTTCCTGTGCTCTATCTGTCTGGATGTGTTCACTGAGCCAGTCTCTAGTCCATGTGGACACAACTTCTGCAAGGCCTGTATCACAAAGTACTGGGATAGCAATGTCCTGTGCCAGTGTCCCAtgtgtaaaaatacatttgataagAGACCAGATCTGTTCGTCAACACTTTAATTTCTGAGATGGCTGCTCAGTTCAGACAGACAGTTGAAGTGAAAGCTACCAGCAGCCCGGACCAATGCTCTGCCATGATAGTAGAATTATCCTGTGACATCTGCACTGGGATGAAGCTCAAGGCCCTGAAGTCCTGCCTGGTGTGTCAGGCCTCTTACTGTGAGACTCATCTGGAGCCTCATCAGAGAGTCGCAGCCTTAAAGAGACACAAGCTGATCAACCCTGTGGAGAACCTGGAAGACAGGATGTGCAAGAAGCACGACAGACCTCTAGAGCTGTTCTGTAGGACTGACCAGACATGTCTTTGTGTCTTGTGCTTGAAAGCAGACCACATGACTCATGACACTGTCCCTCTAGAGGAAGAGTATGGCAAGAGGAAGGCTCAGTTGGGGAAGACTGAGGCAGAAGTGCAGCAGATGATCCAGGAGAGACTGCAGAAGGTTCAGGAGATCAAACACTCAGTAGATCACagcaagagagaggcagagagagagatatcagacAGTGTACAGGTCTTCACTGCTCTGGTGCGCTCCATTGAGAGAAGCCAGGCTGAGCTCATTGAGGTGATTGAGAAGAAGCTGAAAGCAGCAGAGAGGCAGGCTGAAGGGCTCATTAAAGAGCTGGAGCAGGAaatcactgagctacagaggagaaGCACTGAGCTGGAGCAGCTCTCACACACTGAGGACCACCTCCACCTTCTCCAGAGCTTCCCATCCCTCTGCACCCCTCCAGACACCAGAgactggtctgagatcagtgttcacagtgatcTGTGTGTGGGGACTGTTAGGAGAGCTGTGTCTCAACTGGAGGAGACACTGAATAAAGTGATGGAGAAGCTGCCTGAAGTCAAACTGAAGAGGATTCAGCAGTATGCAGTGGATGTGACTCTGGATCCTGATACAGCACATCCCTCTCTCATCATGTCTGAGGATGGGAAACAGGTGAAACATGGAGGCACACGGCTTAATAAACCTTATAATCCAAAGAGGTTTGACAGAGCTTTAAATGTCCTAGGAAAGGAGGGTTTCTCCTCTGGGAGATTTTACTATGAGGTGAATGTTCAGGTGAAAACTCTATGGACTTTAGGAGTGGCCAGAGAGTCCATCAACAGGAAGGGAAAGATCACAAAGAGCCCGTTTAATGGATTCTGGGCTGTGGTCCTGAGGGATGAGTGTAAGTACTCAGCCTGTACCTTCCCCCGTGTCCGCTTATATCTGAGAAAAAAGCCCCAGAAGGTGGGGGTGTTTGTGGATtatgaggagggtcaggtctccttttatgatgtggaggccaggtctcaTATCTACTCTTACACTGGCTGCACCTTCACTGAGAAACTCTATCCATTCCTTGGCCCTGGCAATGATAAAGGTGAATACTCTGTCCCTCTGATCATCTCTCCTGTCAATCACACAGACTGA
- the LOC139534019 gene encoding nuclear transcription factor Y subunit beta-like isoform X4 — translation MEEDRSTTDASQLTLGISGEYMSGGYVLQSQDDDGEESLNDHDDGGMKENFREQDIYLPIANVARIMKNGIPQTGKIAKDAKECVQECVSEFISFITSEASERCHQEKRKTINGEDILFAMSTLGFDMYVEPLKLYLQKFREAMKGEKGIPGVSVGEGLGEELTDDSFTNQLPAGIITADGQQQNVMVYTTSYQQIPGVQQIQFS, via the exons ATGGAAGAAGACCGTTCCACCACCGACGCCTCCCAGCTAACGTTAGGCATCTCTGGAGAATACATGTCAGGAGGATATGTACTCCAGTCTCAAGATG atgatggagaggagagtCTGAACGACCATGATGACGGGGGCATGAAAGAGAACTTCCGGGAGCAGGACATCTACCTCCCCATCGCTAACGTGGCACGCATCATGAAGAACGGCATCCCACAGACCGGGAAG aTAGCGAAAGACGCCAAGGAGTGTGTGCAGGAGTGTGTGAGCGAGTTCATCAGCTTTATCACGTCGGAGGCCAGTGAGCGCTGCCACCAGGAGAAAAGAAAGACCATCAACGGAGAGGACATCCTGTTTGCCATGTCAACCCTGGGCTTCGACATGTACGTGGAGCCCCTCAAACTCTACCTGCAGAAGTTCAGAGAG GCGATGAAGGGGGAGAAGGGAATCCCAGGTGTGTCGGTGGGAGAAGGCCTGGGGGAGGAGCTTACAGACGATAGCTTCA CGAATCAACTGCCAGCTGGAATAATAACAGCCGACGGCCAACAGCAGAACGTCATGGTGTACACCACCTCATATCAACAG ATTCCTGGCGTGCAGCAGATCCAGTTCTCATGA
- the LOC139534019 gene encoding nuclear transcription factor Y subunit beta-like isoform X3, whose protein sequence is MEEDRSTTDASQLTLGISGEYMSGGYVLQSQDDDGEESLNDHDDGGMKENFREQDIYLPIANVARIMKNGIPQTGKVTMIAKDAKECVQECVSEFISFITSEASERCHQEKRKTINGEDILFAMSTLGFDMYVEPLKLYLQKFREAMKGEKGIPGVSVGEGLGEELTDDSFTNQLPAGIITADGQQQNVMVYTTSYQQIPGVQQIQFS, encoded by the exons ATGGAAGAAGACCGTTCCACCACCGACGCCTCCCAGCTAACGTTAGGCATCTCTGGAGAATACATGTCAGGAGGATATGTACTCCAGTCTCAAGATG atgatggagaggagagtCTGAACGACCATGATGACGGGGGCATGAAAGAGAACTTCCGGGAGCAGGACATCTACCTCCCCATCGCTAACGTGGCACGCATCATGAAGAACGGCATCCCACAGACCGGGAAGGtaaccatg aTAGCGAAAGACGCCAAGGAGTGTGTGCAGGAGTGTGTGAGCGAGTTCATCAGCTTTATCACGTCGGAGGCCAGTGAGCGCTGCCACCAGGAGAAAAGAAAGACCATCAACGGAGAGGACATCCTGTTTGCCATGTCAACCCTGGGCTTCGACATGTACGTGGAGCCCCTCAAACTCTACCTGCAGAAGTTCAGAGAG GCGATGAAGGGGGAGAAGGGAATCCCAGGTGTGTCGGTGGGAGAAGGCCTGGGGGAGGAGCTTACAGACGATAGCTTCA CGAATCAACTGCCAGCTGGAATAATAACAGCCGACGGCCAACAGCAGAACGTCATGGTGTACACCACCTCATATCAACAG ATTCCTGGCGTGCAGCAGATCCAGTTCTCATGA
- the LOC139534019 gene encoding nuclear transcription factor Y subunit beta-like isoform X2, with protein sequence MYPCLSFRHKEQAEIPIWNFIMEEDRSTTDASQLTLGISGEYMSGGYVLQSQDDDGEESLNDHDDGGMKENFREQDIYLPIANVARIMKNGIPQTGKIAKDAKECVQECVSEFISFITSEASERCHQEKRKTINGEDILFAMSTLGFDMYVEPLKLYLQKFREAMKGEKGIPGVSVGEGLGEELTDDSFTNQLPAGIITADGQQQNVMVYTTSYQQIPGVQQIQFS encoded by the exons ATGTACCCTTGCCTCAGTTTTCGACACAAAGAACAGGCCGAAATTCCGATATGGAATTTCATT ATGGAAGAAGACCGTTCCACCACCGACGCCTCCCAGCTAACGTTAGGCATCTCTGGAGAATACATGTCAGGAGGATATGTACTCCAGTCTCAAGATG atgatggagaggagagtCTGAACGACCATGATGACGGGGGCATGAAAGAGAACTTCCGGGAGCAGGACATCTACCTCCCCATCGCTAACGTGGCACGCATCATGAAGAACGGCATCCCACAGACCGGGAAG aTAGCGAAAGACGCCAAGGAGTGTGTGCAGGAGTGTGTGAGCGAGTTCATCAGCTTTATCACGTCGGAGGCCAGTGAGCGCTGCCACCAGGAGAAAAGAAAGACCATCAACGGAGAGGACATCCTGTTTGCCATGTCAACCCTGGGCTTCGACATGTACGTGGAGCCCCTCAAACTCTACCTGCAGAAGTTCAGAGAG GCGATGAAGGGGGAGAAGGGAATCCCAGGTGTGTCGGTGGGAGAAGGCCTGGGGGAGGAGCTTACAGACGATAGCTTCA CGAATCAACTGCCAGCTGGAATAATAACAGCCGACGGCCAACAGCAGAACGTCATGGTGTACACCACCTCATATCAACAG ATTCCTGGCGTGCAGCAGATCCAGTTCTCATGA
- the LOC139534019 gene encoding nuclear transcription factor Y subunit beta-like isoform X1: MYPCLSFRHKEQAEIPIWNFIMEEDRSTTDASQLTLGISGEYMSGGYVLQSQDDDGEESLNDHDDGGMKENFREQDIYLPIANVARIMKNGIPQTGKVTMIAKDAKECVQECVSEFISFITSEASERCHQEKRKTINGEDILFAMSTLGFDMYVEPLKLYLQKFREAMKGEKGIPGVSVGEGLGEELTDDSFTNQLPAGIITADGQQQNVMVYTTSYQQIPGVQQIQFS; encoded by the exons ATGTACCCTTGCCTCAGTTTTCGACACAAAGAACAGGCCGAAATTCCGATATGGAATTTCATT ATGGAAGAAGACCGTTCCACCACCGACGCCTCCCAGCTAACGTTAGGCATCTCTGGAGAATACATGTCAGGAGGATATGTACTCCAGTCTCAAGATG atgatggagaggagagtCTGAACGACCATGATGACGGGGGCATGAAAGAGAACTTCCGGGAGCAGGACATCTACCTCCCCATCGCTAACGTGGCACGCATCATGAAGAACGGCATCCCACAGACCGGGAAGGtaaccatg aTAGCGAAAGACGCCAAGGAGTGTGTGCAGGAGTGTGTGAGCGAGTTCATCAGCTTTATCACGTCGGAGGCCAGTGAGCGCTGCCACCAGGAGAAAAGAAAGACCATCAACGGAGAGGACATCCTGTTTGCCATGTCAACCCTGGGCTTCGACATGTACGTGGAGCCCCTCAAACTCTACCTGCAGAAGTTCAGAGAG GCGATGAAGGGGGAGAAGGGAATCCCAGGTGTGTCGGTGGGAGAAGGCCTGGGGGAGGAGCTTACAGACGATAGCTTCA CGAATCAACTGCCAGCTGGAATAATAACAGCCGACGGCCAACAGCAGAACGTCATGGTGTACACCACCTCATATCAACAG ATTCCTGGCGTGCAGCAGATCCAGTTCTCATGA